The following coding sequences lie in one Sesamum indicum cultivar Zhongzhi No. 13 linkage group LG9, S_indicum_v1.0, whole genome shotgun sequence genomic window:
- the LOC105170683 gene encoding uncharacterized protein LOC105170683, with amino-acid sequence MRSVLKNRTAVSSNARASSAEASENFPELASPCCPSNEGSCFKENININKSEIPKLTLEPLQMKRKKKGAGYNLRKSLAWDRAFFTEEGVLDPLELSVITGASCREVLPFTDEDTPGRSQVPVKRKDVQNLKKNLLNNLQTKDFDKDQKKDWSSPKFDSSSSNFMTSTSLTSDKVPTGLGSKSRPGCADCPRPLPPSSLKRPANVNVGKAAGKELKLPKVPGLKSDISPICATTESTILRVNCANYNQITEPGFNDQSNEGSISSYKSLKNTQNASKANSVRSALYSDRNSGNSSFRRHSSVSMHSLLVDKANHSVSKMIPDHMTPVRLVNSSQSQHEPTTSTAPFPQNAHLSCRTMHTSQNQNMKPSGLRMPSPSLSFFSQPKSSVFRNSSLRDTDFSRAQRPGSLILLDNLRRTPKTDNKVPESTISNSKTISSRMECLMSSHGTAVDLIKPELEGNDMQKIQDIQEKHGSKRISHEEADMQKIDTEMPSQSGSCEQVMDGNFIKKAIDHYPGKGESCGSGCRNPQLISETNYSILESKTCATDEPPKEKKRSNSLVLNHDATNGTKCEDALDHRQWNSLTMPSDGEESSKPDCQELHGEQTDPFNYSLCGIDRRTDKDNNVLKTKQRASDQLGVSQQNESWCSRSASTEALEPSRAEDENTYFRSKHLPADLLKEAAFIEVPADNLLVGLNHIQVAACASTIGSCKNDVNLISEVDDDSEQSAEHLVVQNISLNVETESQRNVENTSDRLLCEKQICCKKSQQEKNDDKPLLEVPDRKDENGAMDTKMASSLSPGKMHDSNFGKEKLLEQPLISTELDSMDNLFSSESDNNLINMTFNPDGEQKGNANVLTNGPSNESVSNSLHDETWRAEITCCSSFPESGIHEVLQKNTFGKVTMAGPIIQVGSANDWFSSTMSFKESKSDIDSLRYIRDAATVLVQSPESSTLNKSCFTKSESMALPIAEFVIENTVGSNDGLQSENYLQNETLTDVSYEDNALGTKEDSGTGQMEIYSSTSRSSSISAQESVLEHESCNTAYGTEGRSHVADAITDPSKVETFSDVTKSEVFDDPNSSSNRLHPKLDQGNVKAASPPNNKDEDGLKEKSCSLILPQNAIPFSDEWLAAMEAAGVDILTRKSGAVQNSPPDKSLPEPSPWSPVKRKNNQIGPFDCTKFTNIPPSDSS; translated from the exons ATGCGATCTGTTTTGAAAAATCGAACCGCCGTCAGCTCCAATGCTCGTGCTTCATCCGCCG AGGCTTCAGAGAATTTTCCGGAGTTAGCAAGTCCTTGTTGTCCATCTAATGAAGGTAGCTGCTTCAAAGAgaatatcaatataaacaaatctGAAATCCCAAAGCTTACTTTGGAGCCACTACAgatgaaaaggaagaaaaagggAGCCGGATATAATTTGCGGAAAAGCCTAGCATGGGATCGAGCCTTTTTCACTGAAGAAG GTGTATTGGATCCCCTAGAACTCTCTGTCATTACTGGTGCCTCTTGTAGAGAAGTATTGCCTTTCACTGATGAAGATACTCCTGGTCGTTCCCAGGTCCCTGTTAAACGCAAGGATGTgcaaaatcttaaaaaaaaccTATTAAATAATCTGCAAACTAAAGATTTTGATAAAGATCAGAAGAAGGATTGGTCATCACCAAAGTTTGATTCATCTTCCTCTAACTTTATGACATCAACTTCTCTG ACTTCAGACAAAGTTCCAACTGGTCTTGGTAGCAAATCCAGGCCAGGATGTGCTGACTGTCCTCGACCTTTACCACCATCATC ATTAAAGAGGCCTGCAAATGTAAATGTCGGCAAAGCTGCAGGCAAGGAGTTAAAGCTGCCAAAAGTTCCTGGTTTAAAGTCAGACATTAGCCCAATTTGTGCAACAACAGAGAGTACTATACTGAGAGTGAACTGTGCGAATTACAACCAGATTACTGAACCAG GTTTTAATGACCAGAGCAATGAAGGATCAATCAGCTCCTATAAAAGTCTCAAGAACACCCAAAATGCATCAAAAGCTAATTCAGTGCGTTCAGCCCTTTATTCGGATAGAAATTCA GGCAACTCATCATTCAGAAGACATTCATCTGTGAGTATGCATTCTCTGCTGGTTGACAAAGCCAATCATTCAGTTTCAAAGATGATTCCAGACCATATGACTCCAGTCAGGCTGGTGAATTCATCTCAGAGCCAACATGAGCCGACAACTTCTACAGCTCCTTTTCCTCAGAATGCTCATCTTAGTTGTAGGACTATGCATACTTCACAGAATCAAAATATGAAACCATCAGGTTTGAGAATGCCATCACCATCTTTGTCATTTTTCAGTCAG CCTAAATCTTCGGTCTTCCGCAACTCGTCATTGAGAGATACTGATTTTTCTAGGGCTCAAAGACCTGGAAGTTTGATTTTGCTAGACAACTTGAGAAGAACACCCAAGACAGATAATAAAGTTCCAGAGAGCACAATTAGTAATAGTAAGACCATAAGCTCGAGAATGGAATGTTTAATGTCATCTCATGGCACTGctgttgatttaattaaaccgGAGTTGGAGGGAAATGATATGCAGAAG ATTCAAGATATTCAGGAGAAACATGGAAGCAAAAGAATTTCTCATGAGGAAGCAGACATGCAGAAGATTGACACTGAAATGCCCTCACAAAGTGGAAGTTGCGAACAAGTAATGGATGGCAATTTTATTAAGAAGGCCATTGATCATTATCCAGGAAAAGGTGAATCATGTGGAAGTGGATGCAGAAATCCACAATTAATTTCAGAAACGAATTACTCTATTCTTGAATCTAAAACATGTGCAACTGATGAACCacctaaagaaaaaaagagaagcaatTCCTTGGTCTTGAATCATGATGCTACTAATGGAACAAAATGTGAGGATGCACTTGATCATAGGCAGTGGAACTCTTTGACAATGCCGAGTGATGGGGAAGAATCCTCTAAGCCAGATTGTCAAGAACTTCACGGGGAGCAAACTGACCCCTTCAACTATTCTCTTTGTGGGATTGATAGGAGAACTGATAAAGATAATAATGTTTTGAAGACAAAGCAAAGAGCCAGTGATCAACTTGGTGTGTCCCAGCAGAATGAAAGTTGGTGCAGTAGAAGTGCAAGCACTGAAGCTTTAGAACCCAGTCGAGCCGAGGATGAAAATACGTATTTTAGGTCCAAGCATCTACCTGCAGATCTTTTAAAAGAAGCTGCTTTTATAGAGGTACCAGCTGATAATTTACTTGTGGGACTGAACCATATTCAGGTTGCTGCATGTGCTTCAACTATTGGAAGTTGTAAGAATGACGTCAATTTAATTTCAGAGGTTGATGATGACAGTGAACAATCTGCGGAACATTTGGTGGTTCAAAATATTAGTCTTAATGTTGAAACGGAGTCACAGAGAAATGTCGAGAATACAAGTGATAGATTGCTGTGTGAGAAACAAATATGTTGTAAGAAGTCCCagcaagaaaagaatgatgatAAGCCTCTACTTGAAGTTCCAGACAGAAAAGATGAAAACGGAGCGATGGACACTAAGATGGCAAGCTCTCTGTCTCCTGGTAAAATGCATGATTCCAACTTCGGTAAAGAGAAATTGCTTGAACAACCTCTTATAAGCACAGAGCTCGATTCTATGGATAATTTATTCTCATCTGAAAGCGACaacaatttaatcaatatgaCTTTCAATCCGGATGGCGAACAGAAGGGCAATGCTAATGTGTTAACGAACGGTCCTTCTAATGAAAGCGTATCTAACAGTCTTCATGACGAAACCTGGAGAGCGGAGATTACCTGTTGCAGTTCATTTCCTGAAAGTGGGATTCATGAAGTGTTGCAGAAGAATACTTTTGGAAAGGTGACAATGGCTGGGCCAATTATACAAGTTGGTTCTGCAAACGATTGGTTTAGCTCCACAATGTCATTCAAGGAAAGCAAATCTGATATTGATAGCCTCAGATATATACGAGACGCAGCGACTGTGCTGGTGCAGTCACCAGAAAGCAGCACGTTGAACAAAAGCTGCTTTACAAAATCAGAAAGCATGGCATTGCCTATTGCAGAATTTGTAATTGAAAATACAGTGGGTTCTAATGACGGATTGCAATCTGAGAATTATTTGCAGAACGAAACCCTTACTGATGTGTCCTATGAAGATAATGCATTGGGGACTAAGGAAGATTCTGGTACAGGACAAATGGAAATATACTCGAGCACATCGAGAAGCTCCAGTATTTCTGCACAGGAATCAGTTTTAGAACATGAAAGTTGCAATACTGCATATGGAACTGAGGGTCGATCACATGTTGCGGATGCAATAACTGATCCTTCAAAAGTCGAAACTTTTTCTGATGTCACTAAAAGTGAAGTTTTTGATGACCCGAATAGTTCTTCCAATCGTCTTCACCCTAAGTTGGACCAGGGCAATGTTAAAGCTGCATCACCGCCAAA CAATAAAGATGAGGATGGTCTTAAGGAGAAAAGTTGCTCACTCATTCTTCCACAAAATGCTATTCCATTTTCTGATGAATGGTTGGCTGCCATGGAAGCTGCTGGAGTG GATATCCTCACCAGGAAGAGTGGGGCAGTGCAAAACTCACCCCCTGATAAATCTCTACCGGAGCCAAGCCCATGGTCACCG gtcaaaaggaaaaacaatcaGATCGGACCATTTGACTGTACGAAATTCACCAATATTCCTCCCTCTGACTCTAGCTAA
- the LOC105170868 gene encoding G-type lectin S-receptor-like serine/threonine-protein kinase LECRK1 — MAVNEGENEFTTEVNAIGQTHHKNLVNLVGYCDEGNNRLLVYEHMSNGSLASLLFGISRPRWNQRLQIACGIARDLAYLHEECSTQIIHCDVKPQNILLDEYLVPKISDFGLAKLLLSEQSRVARTHVRGTVGYFAPEWFRKASITAKVDVYSFGVMLLEIVCCMSSVKFGMEDDEEEGLVDWIYECYSQEKLEMLVEMTRKLGMT; from the coding sequence ATGGCTGTCAACGAGGGCGAAAATGAGTTCACAACTGAAGTTAATGCGATTGGACAGACTCACCACAAGAACTTAGTAAACCTTGTTGGTTATTGTGATGAGGGAAATAACCGACTTCTAGTGTACGAGCACATGAGCAACGGCTCTCTAGCTAGCCTTCTCTTCGGCATATCAAGGCCTCGGTGGAACCAACGACTGCAAATCGCGTGCGGTATCGCTAGAGATCTAGCTTACTTGCACGAAGAATGCAGCACTCAGATCATACACTGTGATGTCAAGCCTCAAAACATACTCTTGGACGAATACCTCGTCCCAAAAATCTCCGACTTTGGATTGGCTAAACTTCTACTATCCGAGCAGAGTCGTGTTGCACGGACGCATGTTAGGGGGACGGTCGGGTACTTTGCACCCGAGTGGTTTAGGAAAGCATCGATCACAGCAAAAGTGGATGTCTATAGCTTTGGTGTGATGCTGCTTGAAATAGTTTGTTGCATGTCAAGTGTGAAATTTGGTATGGAGGATGATGAAGAGGAGGGGTTGGTTGATTGGATTTATGAGTGCTACAGCCAAGAGAAGCTAGAGATGCTGGTGGAGATGACGAGGAAGCTAGGAATGACATGA
- the LOC105170684 gene encoding V-type proton ATPase subunit a1 isoform X1, translating into MKYIDNLPSMDLMRSEKMMFAQLIIPVESAHRAISYLGELGLLQFRDLNDDKSPFQRTFVNQVKRCAEMSRKLRFFKDQIHKAGLMPSPHPVSQPDIELEELEIRLAEHEHELIEMNGNSEKLQQTYNELLEFKMVLQKAGDFLVPGESHSEETELDENVYTNNDYSDTVSLLEQEMQPGPSNQSGVKFISGIICKSKVLRFERMLFRATRGNMLFNQAPAGDRILDRASNEMVQKTVFVVFFSGEQARKKILKICEAFGANCYPIPEDTTKRRQITREVLSRLSELETTLDAGLHHRDAALTSIGFQLTKWMNMVRREKAIYDTLNMLNFDVTKKCLVGEGWCPVFAKTKIQEALQRATFDSNSQMGIIFHVMDSVEPPPTYFRTNHFTNAYQEIVDAYGVAKYQEANPAVYTIVTFPFLFAVMFGDWGHGICLLLGALILIAREKRLGSQKLGSFMEMLFGGRYVLLMMSLFSIYCGLIYNEFFSVPFHIFGTSAYKCRDATCSDARSVGLVKYRDTYPFGVDPSWRGSRSELPFLNSLKMKMSILFGVAQMNLGIVLSYFNARYFSSSLDIKYQFVPQMIFLNSLFGYLSLLIIIKWCTGSQADLYHVMIYMFLSPFEGLGENKLFWGQSVLQVILLLLAVIAVPWMLFPKPFILKRLHTERFQGRAYGILGTSDIYNDEEPDSARHPHESHNEEFNFSEVFVHQMIHSIEFVLGAVSNTASYLRLWALSLAHSELSTVFYEKVLLLAWGYDNFIIRLVGLAVFSFATAFILLMMETLSAFLHALRLHWVEFQNKFYSGDGYKFRPFSFASLTDDDD; encoded by the exons CAATTTGCCGAGCATGGATCTGATGCGGTCAGAGAAGATGATGTTCGCGCAGCTCATTATCCCAGTCGAGTCGGCTCACCGCGCCATATCTTATCTCGGCGAACTCGGTCTCCTCCAATTCCGAGAC CTGAATGATGATAAAAGCCCTTTCCAGAGGACATTTGTTAATCAG GTTAAAAGATGTGCTGAGATGTCGAGAAAACTACGATTTTTCAAAGATCAGATACATAAAGCTGGCCTTATGCCATCTCCTCATCCAGTTTCACAACCGGATATTGAATTAGAAGAACTGGAG ATTCGACTTGCAGAGCATGAGCACGAACTTATTGAAATGAATGGTAACAGTGAGAAACTGCAGCAAACATATAATGAGCTGCTTGAGTTCAAGATGGTTCTGCAGAAG GCAGGTGACTTCCTTGTGCCGGGTGAGAGTCATTCAGAAGAGACGGAATTAGATGAAAATGTCTATACAAACAATGATTATTCAGATACAGTATCACTGCTTGAACAG GAGATGCAACCTGGGCCCTCAAACCAATCTggtgtaaaatttataagtggCATCATTTGTAAATCCAAAGTTCTGAGATTTGAGAGAATGTTATTTCGAGCTACAAGGGGCAATATGCTGTTTAATCAGGCACCAGCTGGTGATCGGATCTTGGATCGTGCATCAAATGAAATG GTTCAGAAAACAGTTTTTGTGGTATTCTTCTCAGGCGAGCAGGCAAGAAAAAAGATCCTGAAAATTTGTGAAGCATTTGGTGCAAACTGCTATCCAATTCCTGAAGACACAACCAAACGGAGGCAAATAACTAGAGAA GTTTTGTCACGCTTGTCTGAGTTGGAAACAACGTTAGACGCTGGCCTACATCATCGGGATGCAGCTCTGACATCTATCGGATTTCAGCTTACAAAGTGGATGAATATG GTGAGAAGGGAAAAGGCCATCTATGACACGCTAAATATGCTGAATTTTGATGTCACCAAGAAGTGTCTGGTTGGTGAGGGTTGGTGTCCAGTATTTGCTAAAACTAAG ATTCAAGAAGCTCTGCAACGTGCAACTTTTGATAGTAATTCACAAATGGGTATAATATTTCATGTGATGGATTCAGTCGAACCGCCTCCAACATACTTCAGAACAAACCATTTTACAAATGCATATCAAGAAATTGTTGATGCATATGG TGTCGCTAAATACCAGGAGGCAAATCCTGCAGTTTATACCATTGTTacatttccatttctttttgcTGTGATGTTTGGGGATTGGGGTCATGGCATATGCTTGCTGTTGGGAGCTTTAATCCTCATAGCCCGTGAGAAAAGGCTTGGTTCACAG AAACTTGGCAGCTTCATGGAGATGCTATTCGGTGGCCGATATGTCCTCCTTATGATGTCTCTCTTTTCAATTTACTGTGGCTTGATATACAATGAATTCTTTTCCGTTCCTTTTCACATATTTGGTACCTCTGCCTACAAATGCCGAGATGCTACCTGCAG TGATGCTCGTTCAGTTGGTTTAGTCAAATATAGAGATACATACCCATTTGGTGTAGATCCAAGTTGGCGTGGAAGTCGTTCCGAGCTGCCTTTCTTGAATTCTCTGAAGATGAAAATGTCGATTTTATTTGGTGTGGCTCAGATGAATCTTGGAATTGTACTAAGTTATTTCAATGCACGCTACTTCAGCAGCTCACTTGATATTAA GTATCAGTTTGTGCCACAGATGATCTTCCTTAACAGCCTTTTTGGGTATCTTTCTCTtctcattattattaaatggTGTACTGGTTCTCAAGCAGACCTCTATCATGTGATGATTTACATGTTCCTAAGTCCATTTGAAGGTTTGGGTGAAAATAAGCTGTTCTGGGGTCAGAGTGTACTTCAG GTTATATTGTTGCTCTTAGCTGTTATTGCTGTCCCATGGATGCTCTTTCCcaaaccttttattttaaagagaCTTCATACTGAG AGATTTCAAGGCCGGGCATATGGAATTCTTGGGACCTCTGACATATATAATGATGAGGAGCCTGATTCTGCACGACATCCTCACGAATCGCACAATGAGGAGTTTAACTTCAGTGAGGTCTTTGTGCATCAAATGATACATTCTATTGAGTTTGTATTGGGTGCAGTTTCTAATACTGCATCATATCTCCGGCTGTGGGCTTTGAG TTTGGCCCACTCAGAGCTATCAACTGTTTTCTATGAAAAAGTTCTCCTTCTTGCCTGGGG GTATGACAATTTTATCATTCGTTTAGTGGGTCTGGCAGTTTTCTCTTTTGCAACAGCATTTATACTACTCATGATGGAGACTCTTAGTGCTTTCCTCCATGCCTTGCGGCTTCACTGGGTGGAGTTTCAGAACAAGTTCTACAGTGGCGATGGATATAAGTTCAGACCATTTTCATTTGCCTCATTAACTGATGATGACGACTAG
- the LOC105170684 gene encoding V-type proton ATPase subunit a1 isoform X3 — translation MKYIDNLPSMDLMRSEKMMFAQLIIPVESAHRAISYLGELGLLQFRDLNDDKSPFQRTFVNQVKRCAEMSRKLRFFKDQIHKAGLMPSPHPVSQPDIELEELEIRLAEHEHELIEMNGNSEKLQQTYNELLEFKMVLQKAGDFLVPGESHSEETELDENVYTNNDYSDTVSLLEQEMQPGPSNQSGVKFISGIICKSKVLRFERMLFRATRGNMLFNQAPAGDRILDRASNEMVQKTVFVVFFSGEQARKKILKICEAFGANCYPIPEDTTKRRQITREVLSRLSELETTLDAGLHHRDAALTSIGFQLTKWMNMVRREKAIYDTLNMLNFDVTKKCLVGEGWCPVFAKTKIQEALQRATFDSNSQMGIIFHVMDSVEPPPTYFRTNHFTNAYQEIVDAYGVAKYQEANPAVYTIVTFPFLFAVMFGDWGHGICLLLGALILIAREKRLGSQKLGSFMEMLFGGRYVLLMMSLFSIYCGLIYNEFFSVPFHIFGTSAYKCRDATCSDARSVGLVKYRDTYPFGVDPSWRGSRSELPFLNSLKMKMSILFGVAQMNLGIVLSYFNARYFSSSLDIKYQFVPQMIFLNSLFGYLSLLIIIKWCTGSQADLYHVMIYMFLSPFEGLGENKLFWGQSVLQVILLLLAVIAVPWMLFPKPFILKRLHTEISRPGIWNSWDL, via the exons CAATTTGCCGAGCATGGATCTGATGCGGTCAGAGAAGATGATGTTCGCGCAGCTCATTATCCCAGTCGAGTCGGCTCACCGCGCCATATCTTATCTCGGCGAACTCGGTCTCCTCCAATTCCGAGAC CTGAATGATGATAAAAGCCCTTTCCAGAGGACATTTGTTAATCAG GTTAAAAGATGTGCTGAGATGTCGAGAAAACTACGATTTTTCAAAGATCAGATACATAAAGCTGGCCTTATGCCATCTCCTCATCCAGTTTCACAACCGGATATTGAATTAGAAGAACTGGAG ATTCGACTTGCAGAGCATGAGCACGAACTTATTGAAATGAATGGTAACAGTGAGAAACTGCAGCAAACATATAATGAGCTGCTTGAGTTCAAGATGGTTCTGCAGAAG GCAGGTGACTTCCTTGTGCCGGGTGAGAGTCATTCAGAAGAGACGGAATTAGATGAAAATGTCTATACAAACAATGATTATTCAGATACAGTATCACTGCTTGAACAG GAGATGCAACCTGGGCCCTCAAACCAATCTggtgtaaaatttataagtggCATCATTTGTAAATCCAAAGTTCTGAGATTTGAGAGAATGTTATTTCGAGCTACAAGGGGCAATATGCTGTTTAATCAGGCACCAGCTGGTGATCGGATCTTGGATCGTGCATCAAATGAAATG GTTCAGAAAACAGTTTTTGTGGTATTCTTCTCAGGCGAGCAGGCAAGAAAAAAGATCCTGAAAATTTGTGAAGCATTTGGTGCAAACTGCTATCCAATTCCTGAAGACACAACCAAACGGAGGCAAATAACTAGAGAA GTTTTGTCACGCTTGTCTGAGTTGGAAACAACGTTAGACGCTGGCCTACATCATCGGGATGCAGCTCTGACATCTATCGGATTTCAGCTTACAAAGTGGATGAATATG GTGAGAAGGGAAAAGGCCATCTATGACACGCTAAATATGCTGAATTTTGATGTCACCAAGAAGTGTCTGGTTGGTGAGGGTTGGTGTCCAGTATTTGCTAAAACTAAG ATTCAAGAAGCTCTGCAACGTGCAACTTTTGATAGTAATTCACAAATGGGTATAATATTTCATGTGATGGATTCAGTCGAACCGCCTCCAACATACTTCAGAACAAACCATTTTACAAATGCATATCAAGAAATTGTTGATGCATATGG TGTCGCTAAATACCAGGAGGCAAATCCTGCAGTTTATACCATTGTTacatttccatttctttttgcTGTGATGTTTGGGGATTGGGGTCATGGCATATGCTTGCTGTTGGGAGCTTTAATCCTCATAGCCCGTGAGAAAAGGCTTGGTTCACAG AAACTTGGCAGCTTCATGGAGATGCTATTCGGTGGCCGATATGTCCTCCTTATGATGTCTCTCTTTTCAATTTACTGTGGCTTGATATACAATGAATTCTTTTCCGTTCCTTTTCACATATTTGGTACCTCTGCCTACAAATGCCGAGATGCTACCTGCAG TGATGCTCGTTCAGTTGGTTTAGTCAAATATAGAGATACATACCCATTTGGTGTAGATCCAAGTTGGCGTGGAAGTCGTTCCGAGCTGCCTTTCTTGAATTCTCTGAAGATGAAAATGTCGATTTTATTTGGTGTGGCTCAGATGAATCTTGGAATTGTACTAAGTTATTTCAATGCACGCTACTTCAGCAGCTCACTTGATATTAA GTATCAGTTTGTGCCACAGATGATCTTCCTTAACAGCCTTTTTGGGTATCTTTCTCTtctcattattattaaatggTGTACTGGTTCTCAAGCAGACCTCTATCATGTGATGATTTACATGTTCCTAAGTCCATTTGAAGGTTTGGGTGAAAATAAGCTGTTCTGGGGTCAGAGTGTACTTCAG GTTATATTGTTGCTCTTAGCTGTTATTGCTGTCCCATGGATGCTCTTTCCcaaaccttttattttaaagagaCTTCATACTGAG ATTTCAAGGCCGGGCATATGGAATTCTTGGGACCTCTGA
- the LOC105170684 gene encoding V-type proton ATPase subunit a1 isoform X2 — translation MKYIDNLPSMDLMRSEKMMFAQLIIPVESAHRAISYLGELGLLQFRDLNDDKSPFQRTFVNQVKRCAEMSRKLRFFKDQIHKAGLMPSPHPVSQPDIELEELEIRLAEHEHELIEMNGNSEKLQQTYNELLEFKMVLQKAGDFLVPGESHSEETELDENVYTNNDYSDTVSLLEQEMQPGPSNQSGVKFISGIICKSKVLRFERMLFRATRGNMLFNQAPAGDRILDRASNEMVQKTVFVVFFSGEQARKKILKICEAFGANCYPIPEDTTKRRQITREVLSRLSELETTLDAGLHHRDAALTSIGFQLTKWMNMVRREKAIYDTLNMLNFDVTKKCLVGEGWCPVFAKTKIQEALQRATFDSNSQMGIIFHVMDSVEPPPTYFRTNHFTNAYQEIVDAYGVAKYQEANPAVYTIVTFPFLFAVMFGDWGHGICLLLGALILIAREKRLGSQKLGSFMEMLFGGRYVLLMMSLFSIYCGLIYNEFFSVPFHIFGTSAYKCRDATCSDARSVGLVKYRDTYPFGVDPSWRGSRSELPFLNSLKMKMSILFGVAQMNLGIVLSYFNARYFSSSLDIKYQFVPQMIFLNSLFGFQGRAYGILGTSDIYNDEEPDSARHPHESHNEEFNFSEVFVHQMIHSIEFVLGAVSNTASYLRLWALSLAHSELSTVFYEKVLLLAWGYDNFIIRLVGLAVFSFATAFILLMMETLSAFLHALRLHWVEFQNKFYSGDGYKFRPFSFASLTDDDD, via the exons CAATTTGCCGAGCATGGATCTGATGCGGTCAGAGAAGATGATGTTCGCGCAGCTCATTATCCCAGTCGAGTCGGCTCACCGCGCCATATCTTATCTCGGCGAACTCGGTCTCCTCCAATTCCGAGAC CTGAATGATGATAAAAGCCCTTTCCAGAGGACATTTGTTAATCAG GTTAAAAGATGTGCTGAGATGTCGAGAAAACTACGATTTTTCAAAGATCAGATACATAAAGCTGGCCTTATGCCATCTCCTCATCCAGTTTCACAACCGGATATTGAATTAGAAGAACTGGAG ATTCGACTTGCAGAGCATGAGCACGAACTTATTGAAATGAATGGTAACAGTGAGAAACTGCAGCAAACATATAATGAGCTGCTTGAGTTCAAGATGGTTCTGCAGAAG GCAGGTGACTTCCTTGTGCCGGGTGAGAGTCATTCAGAAGAGACGGAATTAGATGAAAATGTCTATACAAACAATGATTATTCAGATACAGTATCACTGCTTGAACAG GAGATGCAACCTGGGCCCTCAAACCAATCTggtgtaaaatttataagtggCATCATTTGTAAATCCAAAGTTCTGAGATTTGAGAGAATGTTATTTCGAGCTACAAGGGGCAATATGCTGTTTAATCAGGCACCAGCTGGTGATCGGATCTTGGATCGTGCATCAAATGAAATG GTTCAGAAAACAGTTTTTGTGGTATTCTTCTCAGGCGAGCAGGCAAGAAAAAAGATCCTGAAAATTTGTGAAGCATTTGGTGCAAACTGCTATCCAATTCCTGAAGACACAACCAAACGGAGGCAAATAACTAGAGAA GTTTTGTCACGCTTGTCTGAGTTGGAAACAACGTTAGACGCTGGCCTACATCATCGGGATGCAGCTCTGACATCTATCGGATTTCAGCTTACAAAGTGGATGAATATG GTGAGAAGGGAAAAGGCCATCTATGACACGCTAAATATGCTGAATTTTGATGTCACCAAGAAGTGTCTGGTTGGTGAGGGTTGGTGTCCAGTATTTGCTAAAACTAAG ATTCAAGAAGCTCTGCAACGTGCAACTTTTGATAGTAATTCACAAATGGGTATAATATTTCATGTGATGGATTCAGTCGAACCGCCTCCAACATACTTCAGAACAAACCATTTTACAAATGCATATCAAGAAATTGTTGATGCATATGG TGTCGCTAAATACCAGGAGGCAAATCCTGCAGTTTATACCATTGTTacatttccatttctttttgcTGTGATGTTTGGGGATTGGGGTCATGGCATATGCTTGCTGTTGGGAGCTTTAATCCTCATAGCCCGTGAGAAAAGGCTTGGTTCACAG AAACTTGGCAGCTTCATGGAGATGCTATTCGGTGGCCGATATGTCCTCCTTATGATGTCTCTCTTTTCAATTTACTGTGGCTTGATATACAATGAATTCTTTTCCGTTCCTTTTCACATATTTGGTACCTCTGCCTACAAATGCCGAGATGCTACCTGCAG TGATGCTCGTTCAGTTGGTTTAGTCAAATATAGAGATACATACCCATTTGGTGTAGATCCAAGTTGGCGTGGAAGTCGTTCCGAGCTGCCTTTCTTGAATTCTCTGAAGATGAAAATGTCGATTTTATTTGGTGTGGCTCAGATGAATCTTGGAATTGTACTAAGTTATTTCAATGCACGCTACTTCAGCAGCTCACTTGATATTAA GTATCAGTTTGTGCCACAGATGATCTTCCTTAACAGCCTTTTTGG ATTTCAAGGCCGGGCATATGGAATTCTTGGGACCTCTGACATATATAATGATGAGGAGCCTGATTCTGCACGACATCCTCACGAATCGCACAATGAGGAGTTTAACTTCAGTGAGGTCTTTGTGCATCAAATGATACATTCTATTGAGTTTGTATTGGGTGCAGTTTCTAATACTGCATCATATCTCCGGCTGTGGGCTTTGAG TTTGGCCCACTCAGAGCTATCAACTGTTTTCTATGAAAAAGTTCTCCTTCTTGCCTGGGG GTATGACAATTTTATCATTCGTTTAGTGGGTCTGGCAGTTTTCTCTTTTGCAACAGCATTTATACTACTCATGATGGAGACTCTTAGTGCTTTCCTCCATGCCTTGCGGCTTCACTGGGTGGAGTTTCAGAACAAGTTCTACAGTGGCGATGGATATAAGTTCAGACCATTTTCATTTGCCTCATTAACTGATGATGACGACTAG